In Salmo salar chromosome ssa15, Ssal_v3.1, whole genome shotgun sequence, one genomic interval encodes:
- the chrna4b gene encoding neuronal acetylcholine receptor subunit alpha-4b: protein MNLSRCLRLLSTLFFVHPSQVCPLGGPRVHAFHAAHAAEERLLKNLFAHYNKLSRPVANTSDVVLVHFGLSIAQLIDVDEKNQMMTTNVWVKQEWNDYKLRWNPEEYENVTSIRIPSEIIWRPDIVLYNNADGDFAVTHLTKAHLFYDGRIKWMPPAIYKSSCSIDVTFFPFDQQNCKMKFGSWTYDRAKIDLISIASDVDQMDYWESGEWVIINAVGKYNTKKYECCTEIYPDITYYFIIRRLPLFYTINLIIPCLLISCLTVLVFYLPSQCGEKITLCISVLLSLTVFLLLITEIIPSTSLVIPLIGEYLLFTMIFVTLSIIITVFVLNVHHRSPRTHGMPHWVRRVFLDLVPRVLFMKRPPATAKQNCRKLIEMMHRTSSSTAVSQSQCFWAGVETGLGQLGQLGHTLPATPSDSSNILALSPSPSPSPTQGLPLEEHPLKAPQLFCRSPSSQYSILLEEPGKLGNTASPLSCSTHSSTPSSSPPSLPLGPLGPVHSLPRDEPRILSPTGRSHSVEHVFDHQREPNWEPPQRVGHRCRSHSFQYCCLHEEGGGIAGGGKGREAVGEGRLKRQVLLDQLARASSTEPTVDLVIRETMVPRISPSMRRAIEGVQYIADHLRAEDADFSVKEDWKYVAMVIDRIFLWMFVLVCILGTLGLFLPPWLAGMI, encoded by the exons ATGAATCTTTCCAGGTGCTTACGCTTGCTGAGCACACTTTTCTTCGTGCATCCTTCTCAAG TGTGTCCTCTTGGTGGACCCCGGGTCCATGCTTTCCATGCTGCCCATGCCGCTGAGGAGAGGCTTCTCAAGAACCTGTTTGCCCACTACAACAAGCTGTCCCGGCCTGTGGCCAACACCTCAGACGTGGTGCTGGTCCACTTTGGCCTCTCCATCGCCCAGCTTATCGACGTG GACGAGAAGAACCAGATGATGACGACCAACGTCTGGGTGAAACAA GAGTGGAATGATTATAAACTCCGCTGGAACCCAGAGGAGTATGAGAATGTCACCTCCATCCGCATCCCCTCGGAAATCATTTGGAGGCCTGATATTGTGCTTTATAACAA CGCTGATGGTGACTTCGCGGTGACCCACCTGACCAAGGCCCACCTGTTCTACGACGGACGCATCAAGTGGATGCCGCCGGCCATCTACAAGTCCTCCTGCAGCATTGACGTCACCTTCTTCCCCTTCGACCAGCAGAACTGCAAGATGAAGTTTGGATCATGGACTTACGACCGTGCCAAGATCGACTTGATCAGCATAGCCAGTGATGTGGACCAGATGGACTACTGGGAGAGTGGCGAGTGGGTCATCATCAACGCCGTGGGCAAGTACAACACCAAGAAGTACGAGTGCTGCACCGAGATCTACCCCGACATCACCTATTACTTCATCATCCGCAGGCTGCCGCTCTTCTACACCATCAACCTGATTATACCATGTCTGTTGatctcctgtctgactgtctTGGTCTTCTATCTGCCCTCCCAGTGTGGCGAGAAGATcaccctgtgtatctctgtgttgctGTCTCTCACCGTCTTCCTCTTGCTCATTACCGAGATCATCCCGTCTACCTCGCTGGTCATCCCACTCATCGGCGAGTACCTCCTCTTCACAATGATCTTCGTCACCCTCTCGATCATCATCACCGTCTTTGTGCTCAACGTGCACCACCGCTCGCCGCGTACCCACGGCATGCCGCACTGGGTGCGCCGGGTCTTCCTAGACCTGGTGCCTCGTGTGCTTTTCATGAAGCGTCCACCAGCCACCGCCAAGCAGAACTGCCGGAAGCTGATTGAGATGATGCACCGGACCAGCTCCTCGACAGCAGTTAGTCAGTCGCAGTGTTTCTGGGCCGGGGTGGAAACAGGGCTAGGACAGCTAGGACAGCTGGgacacacactgcctgccacCCCCTCTGACAGCTCCAACATCCTGGCCCTTTCCCCttcaccatctccctctcctacccaggGCCTGCCCTTAGAGGAGCACCCTCTCAAGGCCCCCCAGCTCTTCTGCCGCTCCCCTTCCAGCCAGTACTCCATCCTCCTGGAGGAGCCTGGCAAGCTCGGGAACACCGCCTCCCCTTTGTCCTGCTCAACCCACTCCTCCACTCCGTcctcctctcccccgtctctgCCGCTGGGTCCCCTGGGTCCAGTCCACTCTCTTCCCCGGGACGAGCCACGAATACTGTCCCCCACCGGGCGGAGCCACAGTGTAGAGCATgtgtttgaccaccagagggagcCTAACTGGGAGCCCCCCCAAAGGGTCGGGCACCGCTGCCGCTCCCACAGCTTCCAGTACTGCTGCCTGCACGAGGAAGGGGGTGGGATTGCTGGTGGTGGCAAGGGCCGAGAGGCTGTAGGTGAAGGAAGGCTAAAGAGACAGGTCCTGCTAGACCAACTAGCTAGAGCCTCCTCCACAGAGCCCACCGTTGATCTAGTGATCCGGGAAACCATGGTCCCCAGAATATCCCCGTCGATGAGAAGGGCCATTGAGGGTGTGCAGTACATCGCTGACCACCTCAGGGCAGAGGACGCCGACTTCTCA